A genomic region of Sciurus carolinensis chromosome 7, mSciCar1.2, whole genome shotgun sequence contains the following coding sequences:
- the LOC124989393 gene encoding LOW QUALITY PROTEIN: olfactory receptor 2W1-like (The sequence of the model RefSeq protein was modified relative to this genomic sequence to represent the inferred CDS: inserted 1 base in 1 codon), whose product METSNGSSRTDFILLGFSDQPQLESIISVFVFIFYIVTLVGNTTIILVSYLDTQLHTPMYFFLSNLSXLDLCYTTSIIPQMLVNLWGPKKSITYGGCVLQFFFALDLGATECLLLAVMAYDRYAAVCQPLHYTVIMHPELCQKMVLTSWLGGLGSALILCSLTLKLPRCGNRKVDNFFCELPALIKMACVYSRVIEIVVFALGVIFLLVPLSLILISYGVITQAVMRIKSAGRWRKVLNTCGSHLTVVTLFYGTIIYMYMKPQNATSQEQGKFFTLFYTIVTPSLNPLIYTLRNKDVKSAVKRILPIKKHSTKS is encoded by the exons ATGGAAACAAGCAATGGAAGTTCCAGAACAGACTTCATCCTTCTAGGGTTTTCTGATCAACCTCAACTAGAGAGCATCATCTCTGTGTTTGTCTTCATCTTCTATATTGTGACTCTGGTAGGAAACACAACCATCATTCTTGTATCTTACCTAGACACCCAACTCCATacccccatgtatttcttcttatcTAATTTAT TTTTGGACCTCTGTTATACAACTAGCATTATCCCCCAGATGCTGGTAAATCTATGGGGTCCCAAAAAATCCATTACATATGGAGGGTGTGTGCTCCAATTCTTCTTTGCCCTTGACCTAGGAGCCACGGAATGTCTTCTCTTGGCTGTCATGGCTTATGATCGCTATGCTGCTGTCTGTCAACCTCTTCACTACACAGTAATAATGCACCCTGAACTTTGCCAGAAGATGGTGCTGACCTCCTGGTTGGGTGGTCTTGGCAGTGCCTTAATTCTTTGTTCTTTGACTTTGAAGTTGCCCAGATGTGGGAACAGGAAAGTGGATAACTTTTTCTGTGAGTTGCCAGCATTGATCAAGATGGCTTGTGTCTATTCAAGAGTAATTGAGATTGTTGTCTTTGCTCTTGGAGTAATATTTCTTCTAGTACCTCTATCACTTATTCTCATTTCATATGGAGTTATCACTCAAGCTGTGATGAGGATCAAGTCAGCAGGAAGGTGGAGAAAGGTCCTTAATACATGTGGTTCTCACCTCACAGTAGTAACTCTATTTTATGGGACAATcatttatatgtacatgaaaCCACAGAATGCCACATCCCAAGAGCAAGGAAAGTTCTTTACTCTCTTTTACACAATCGTCACACCAAGCCTTAACCCTCTGATCTACACTTTAAGAAACAAAGATGTGAAGAGTGCAGTGAAGAGAATATTACCGataaaaaaacattcaacaaagtcatga